A DNA window from Halococcus saccharolyticus DSM 5350 contains the following coding sequences:
- a CDS encoding Cdc6/Cdc18 family protein: MYDATNVREREMPSAFDNLTESAIFAQRDALADEYIPTEIVGRDEKKEEYINSLLPVYKGENPDNVFLYGQNGVGKTAVTHWVLNQLRSSENLQTEFQALHINCEGINTSYQLTIELANQLIPNSEDYLPSTGHPESKVYSVFFEQLDEIGGTALIVLDEIDHVANIDTFLYKTTRAGSYGDLSETKLGLIGISTDTAFGENLSSDVRSSLRERVIEFPPYDATQLEKVLSQRVKTAFYDDVVTDGAISYAAAMGSKNSGDARMVLDLVRIAGDYARERGKDHVTEELIKEAMDEYETQRSLSVLADLPENIKTVVYALAVLEERDHEEITSSMLYERYTDFTQIIGQDPVSERRARDYYGRLDELNILDSQVKHDSSGGQYKVHSLNHSTTEILSALSDTVETIGVHKSVEEMVDQ, from the coding sequence ATGTACGACGCTACCAACGTACGGGAGAGAGAAATGCCATCTGCCTTTGACAATCTAACAGAAAGCGCGATATTTGCACAGCGTGATGCGCTAGCTGATGAGTATATTCCAACAGAGATTGTCGGCCGCGATGAGAAAAAAGAGGAGTACATTAACTCACTCCTGCCAGTTTACAAAGGGGAAAACCCCGATAACGTATTTCTCTATGGGCAAAACGGCGTGGGGAAAACCGCTGTCACTCACTGGGTTTTGAATCAACTCAGATCTTCTGAAAACCTACAAACTGAATTCCAAGCTCTCCACATCAATTGTGAAGGTATAAACACATCATATCAGCTCACGATTGAGCTCGCAAATCAGCTTATCCCAAATTCCGAAGATTATCTCCCTTCTACAGGTCATCCTGAAAGCAAAGTATACTCCGTCTTTTTCGAACAACTAGACGAGATTGGAGGCACAGCTCTCATAGTCCTGGATGAAATCGACCATGTGGCGAATATAGATACATTTCTCTACAAGACCACTCGAGCCGGTAGCTACGGTGATCTTAGTGAGACGAAGCTTGGATTGATTGGGATCAGCACAGATACAGCGTTTGGAGAAAATCTCTCCTCAGATGTCCGGTCGTCTCTTCGAGAGCGGGTTATAGAATTTCCCCCGTACGATGCTACGCAACTAGAAAAAGTTCTCAGTCAACGTGTCAAAACTGCGTTCTATGATGACGTCGTTACGGATGGTGCGATATCATACGCAGCTGCTATGGGTTCAAAGAATAGTGGCGATGCGCGAATGGTCTTAGATTTAGTTCGGATTGCTGGTGACTACGCTCGCGAACGAGGCAAGGATCACGTTACTGAGGAGCTTATCAAGGAAGCAATGGATGAGTACGAGACCCAACGGTCCTTGTCTGTCTTAGCCGATCTTCCCGAGAATATAAAAACCGTAGTCTATGCACTTGCCGTCTTGGAAGAGCGAGATCACGAAGAAATTACTTCGTCAATGCTCTATGAGCGGTATACTGACTTTACCCAGATTATCGGACAGGACCCTGTATCGGAACGTCGAGCACGAGACTACTACGGACGGTTAGATGAGTTGAATATTCTAGATTCTCAAGTTAAGCACGATTCTTCCGGTGGCCAGTACAAAGTACATTCATTGAACCACTCCACGACAGAGATACTTTCTGCCCTTAGTGACACTGTAGAGACTATTGGAGTACACAAGAGCGTTGAAGAAATGGTAGATCAGTAG
- a CDS encoding helix-turn-helix domain-containing protein, with the protein MDSCDGCVEQASTQDGTNQWDAVRKLAQFEAMAGDGSGPDLSETICFFFGLALSDFELYTTLLDHQRSTSRELAETLGNDRSLINKRLLTLREADLVNRETHPLSDGGYEYRYRAQPLPETVEELNDEIEAWSEEAVTRFQQITPSTPADGSP; encoded by the coding sequence ATGGACTCGTGCGATGGGTGTGTTGAGCAAGCCTCCACACAGGACGGTACGAACCAGTGGGACGCCGTGCGGAAGCTTGCACAGTTCGAGGCGATGGCGGGGGACGGATCGGGACCGGATTTAAGCGAAACTATCTGCTTCTTTTTCGGCCTCGCTTTGTCGGATTTCGAACTCTACACGACGCTGCTGGATCATCAGCGGTCTACCTCACGCGAGCTCGCGGAGACGCTCGGCAACGATCGCAGCCTCATCAACAAACGGCTCTTGACACTACGGGAGGCCGACCTGGTAAATCGTGAGACGCACCCACTCAGTGATGGTGGCTACGAATACCGGTATCGCGCACAACCGCTCCCCGAAACGGTCGAGGAACTAAACGACGAAATCGAGGCGTGGTCCGAGGAGGCGGTGACTCGTTTCCAGCAGATCACGCCATCGACACCAGCCGACGGTTCTCCATGA
- a CDS encoding helix-turn-helix domain-containing protein yields MRELVFALEYEAECNRVADTLADYPDASIRSLSLHVTEDRLWRVDHATGTSNALVDIEDAFLNSDYYADCLATEDCDATQSTEVLDHTDDTLVLYSYWERTPLCSSIPHIARDHLGNGLLFDTRHESRHYTWRIIHSDEGNVSAFFDEIKTAVGDCAQMEMLRTTATSTPASEGDDSATELSSEQEAALRAAVEHGYYESPREVDVSELAGHLDAPRSTLTYRLRRAEEHLAKRYVAREQLPDELSTPL; encoded by the coding sequence ATGCGCGAACTCGTCTTCGCTCTCGAATACGAGGCTGAATGCAACAGGGTGGCAGATACTCTCGCTGACTATCCAGATGCTTCGATTCGTTCGCTCTCACTCCACGTCACCGAAGACCGCCTCTGGCGGGTTGACCACGCTACAGGAACGTCCAATGCTCTCGTCGACATTGAAGACGCTTTTCTCAACAGCGACTACTACGCGGACTGTCTCGCCACCGAGGACTGCGACGCTACTCAGAGTACAGAGGTTCTCGACCATACCGACGACACACTCGTTCTCTACTCGTACTGGGAGCGCACTCCCCTCTGTTCGTCCATCCCCCACATCGCACGCGATCACCTCGGAAACGGCTTGCTGTTCGATACGCGCCACGAGAGTCGCCACTACACGTGGCGCATCATTCATTCCGACGAAGGCAATGTAAGTGCATTCTTCGACGAGATCAAGACTGCTGTCGGCGACTGCGCGCAGATGGAGATGCTCCGAACAACAGCTACCTCGACACCGGCGAGCGAGGGGGACGACAGTGCAACCGAGTTGTCGTCAGAGCAGGAAGCGGCTCTCCGGGCCGCCGTTGAACACGGCTACTACGAGTCACCACGGGAGGTCGATGTGTCTGAGTTGGCTGGGCATCTTGACGCGCCACGGTCGACGCTTACCTACCGACTCCGGCGGGCGGAGGAACACTTGGCAAAGCGGTACGTCGCTCGTGAGCAGCTACCAGACGAGCTGTCAACGCCGCTCTGA
- a CDS encoding ISH3 family transposase yields MGVKFLYHPDTVLTVSDLETLALDLHSEIPIPGVEGCGFDSGIIRQTLLQAAVDQKSIKAVTDTTRGTYSDDYTLAQLHTVPPAELEAVVNDLLVQQAAMILGLGPRIICLDFVDIHYHGCPHADAGELCHTKPRDGTSQCHRYLAGFVLCRAKPLVVAITPVRGDEPKSDAVERLLDHVAVLPFDITGLLADRGFYDGTSIERLDAVASVALPIVRGGEQMAEKLNTTVSYWTEYVMYEGSERELRFPLAVCVSYQHGNRGKHGLLVRAYVACDLTDRTPKDVEALYRKRSAIETAFRTMREARARTSTTDPVVRLLFVLVSFLLRNLWLIVRWGVLATPRRGGRALPVWFRFEVFREWIDHALDDTLRRKWEAPTNGVGIPATYSQLDAG; encoded by the coding sequence ATGGGTGTGAAGTTCCTCTACCATCCAGACACCGTTCTTACGGTCTCTGACCTTGAAACCTTAGCGCTTGATCTCCACTCTGAGATCCCAATCCCCGGAGTCGAAGGCTGCGGCTTCGACTCCGGGATCATCCGACAGACGCTCCTTCAGGCCGCTGTCGATCAGAAGTCCATCAAGGCTGTCACTGACACCACTCGTGGAACGTACTCCGATGATTACACGCTTGCGCAGCTTCACACCGTCCCGCCCGCTGAACTCGAAGCCGTCGTCAACGATCTCCTCGTTCAACAGGCGGCGATGATCCTCGGCCTCGGCCCGAGGATCATCTGCCTCGACTTCGTCGATATCCATTATCACGGCTGTCCACACGCTGACGCGGGCGAACTCTGTCACACGAAGCCTCGCGATGGCACCTCCCAGTGCCATCGCTACCTCGCTGGATTCGTCCTCTGTCGGGCCAAACCACTCGTCGTCGCAATCACACCCGTCCGTGGTGACGAACCGAAAAGCGACGCGGTCGAGCGTCTGCTCGACCATGTCGCGGTCCTTCCGTTCGACATCACTGGGCTCCTTGCCGATCGTGGGTTCTACGACGGAACGTCGATCGAGCGACTGGATGCAGTAGCATCAGTCGCTCTTCCGATCGTCCGTGGCGGCGAACAGATGGCCGAGAAACTGAACACGACGGTTTCCTACTGGACGGAGTACGTGATGTACGAGGGAAGCGAGCGGGAACTGCGCTTCCCGCTCGCGGTCTGTGTCTCCTACCAGCACGGCAACCGAGGTAAACACGGCTTGCTCGTTCGAGCGTACGTGGCGTGCGATCTGACCGATCGCACGCCGAAAGACGTCGAAGCGCTCTACCGGAAGCGCTCGGCGATCGAGACAGCTTTCCGAACGATGCGTGAAGCACGCGCCCGAACCAGCACGACAGATCCAGTCGTGCGGCTGTTATTCGTTCTGGTGAGCTTTCTCCTGCGGAATCTCTGGCTGATCGTTCGATGGGGCGTGCTCGCCACGCCGCGACGCGGCGGGCGAGCACTGCCGGTCTGGTTCCGGTTCGAGGTTTTCCGAGAGTGGATCGATCACGCTCTCGATGATACCCTCCGCCGGAAGTGGGAAGCACCAACCAACGGTGTCGGTATCCCGGCGACTTACAGCCAGCTGGACGCGGGCTGA
- a CDS encoding heavy metal translocating P-type ATPase gives MTETVDAAERENDGEQTQESSVRLTVPEMDCPSCAQKVDKSLQRVDGVTDTTLQPTTGTATVAYDPNRAAEADVVAAIEGAGYEVIGGEDGPDEESADDMEIAPPAEIWTSSRAIKTWIGAAFVVLGLLFEFVLASQNPEVATLLGYSLTLADGLFLVAIAVSGYPVVRGGYYSARNRSLDIDLLMGTAIIAATGIGYFVEAATLAVLFSIAELLEDYAMDRARNSLRELMELSPDEATVRRDGDEVTVPAEDVEMGETVVVRPGEKIPLDGSVIEGESAVDQSPITGESVPVDKSPGEEVYAGSINQEGYLEVEATSIAGDSTLSQIIEMVQGAQEKKTEQEQFVDRFSGYYTPAVVVLAILTAAVPPLALGWPWQTWFIRGLTLLVIACPCAFVISTPVSVVSGITSAAKNGVLIKGGNHLEAMGEVDAVALDKTGTLTKGELTVTDIVPLGEHSETDVLRYGAGLEQRSEHPIAEAILTRADEADVTDLPVPSDFESLTGKGIQAEIGGETYYAGKPALFEELGFDLSQARSVTDGGTVSEGISRDPPSEQEEFIDYVFGELQRDGRTVVLVGTNAELVGGIAIADEVRSTSQRAVERLHERGVGHVVMLTGDNEGTARAIGEQVGVDEYRAELLPDQKVEAIEKLQAEHGMVAMVGDGINDAPALAAADIGIAMGAAGTDTALETADIALMGDDIGKLPYLYRLSQTANGVIRQNIWASLGAKALLAVGVPLGYVSVALAVVVGDMGMSLGVTGNAMRLSRLKPD, from the coding sequence ATGACCGAAACTGTAGACGCAGCGGAGCGGGAAAACGACGGTGAGCAGACACAAGAGTCGTCCGTCCGGCTCACCGTTCCAGAGATGGACTGCCCCTCCTGTGCGCAGAAAGTAGACAAGAGTCTCCAGCGCGTTGATGGGGTCACTGATACCACCCTGCAACCCACGACAGGCACGGCCACGGTGGCCTATGATCCTAACCGTGCCGCCGAGGCCGACGTGGTTGCGGCCATCGAGGGTGCGGGCTATGAAGTCATTGGCGGCGAAGACGGTCCTGATGAAGAATCCGCCGATGACATGGAAATTGCACCTCCGGCGGAAATTTGGACGAGTTCGCGCGCGATCAAGACGTGGATCGGAGCGGCGTTCGTCGTGCTCGGTCTCCTCTTTGAGTTCGTCCTTGCCAGCCAGAATCCTGAGGTGGCGACCCTTCTCGGCTATTCACTCACGCTCGCGGATGGACTGTTCCTAGTCGCAATCGCCGTCAGCGGGTATCCTGTCGTTCGCGGCGGGTACTACTCCGCACGCAATCGGAGCCTCGATATCGACCTCCTGATGGGGACAGCGATCATCGCCGCCACCGGCATCGGCTACTTCGTTGAAGCCGCGACGCTGGCTGTATTGTTCAGCATCGCAGAACTGCTTGAAGACTATGCGATGGACAGAGCACGCAACTCGCTGCGTGAGCTGATGGAGCTTTCACCGGATGAGGCTACGGTCCGCCGGGATGGCGACGAGGTGACCGTGCCAGCTGAAGACGTGGAAATGGGTGAGACCGTTGTTGTCCGTCCCGGCGAGAAGATTCCGCTTGACGGCTCGGTCATTGAGGGAGAGAGCGCGGTCGACCAGTCACCGATCACTGGGGAGAGCGTTCCTGTCGACAAATCCCCGGGCGAAGAAGTGTACGCTGGAAGCATCAATCAAGAAGGCTATCTCGAAGTGGAGGCTACCTCGATAGCGGGCGATTCGACGCTCTCGCAGATCATTGAGATGGTGCAGGGCGCTCAGGAGAAGAAAACCGAACAGGAACAGTTCGTCGACCGATTCTCGGGCTACTACACGCCCGCAGTCGTCGTGCTGGCGATCCTCACGGCAGCGGTGCCGCCACTCGCGCTCGGGTGGCCGTGGCAGACGTGGTTCATTCGTGGACTGACCCTGCTCGTCATCGCGTGTCCATGCGCATTCGTCATCTCGACGCCCGTCTCGGTCGTTTCCGGGATTACGAGTGCTGCGAAAAACGGCGTGCTGATCAAGGGCGGCAACCACCTCGAAGCGATGGGTGAGGTTGACGCTGTTGCGCTGGACAAGACTGGGACGCTCACGAAGGGTGAACTCACTGTCACCGACATCGTCCCACTTGGAGAGCACAGCGAGACGGATGTACTTCGATATGGCGCAGGATTGGAACAGCGCAGTGAACATCCGATTGCCGAGGCGATCCTCACTCGTGCGGACGAGGCTGATGTCACTGATCTCCCCGTTCCGTCTGATTTCGAGAGCTTGACTGGAAAAGGCATCCAAGCCGAAATCGGCGGTGAGACATACTATGCAGGCAAGCCAGCACTATTCGAGGAACTCGGCTTTGACCTTTCGCAAGCTCGCAGCGTGACCGATGGAGGGACCGTCTCGGAAGGTATCTCTCGGGACCCTCCTTCGGAGCAGGAAGAATTCATTGACTATGTGTTCGGAGAACTCCAGCGAGACGGTCGAACAGTCGTCCTCGTTGGAACAAACGCGGAGTTGGTAGGCGGTATTGCAATCGCCGACGAAGTACGCTCGACCTCGCAGCGTGCGGTCGAGCGTCTGCATGAACGCGGTGTCGGCCATGTAGTGATGCTGACGGGCGATAACGAGGGAACTGCACGGGCCATCGGCGAGCAGGTCGGCGTCGACGAGTACCGCGCTGAACTGCTGCCCGATCAAAAGGTGGAGGCTATCGAGAAATTGCAGGCCGAACACGGGATGGTTGCGATGGTCGGCGACGGAATCAACGACGCACCCGCACTCGCCGCCGCTGATATCGGCATTGCGATGGGTGCAGCAGGGACGGACACAGCCCTCGAAACCGCTGATATCGCACTGATGGGCGACGACATTGGGAAACTGCCGTACCTATACAGACTGTCGCAGACGGCAAATGGGGTGATTCGGCAGAACATCTGGGCGAGTCTCGGTGCGAAGGCATTACTCGCTGTCGGTGTCCCGCTGGGATACGTGAGTGTTGCGCTCGCAGTCGTGGTGGGTGATATGGGGATGAGTCTGGGTGTGACGGGTAACGCGATGCGCCTCTCACGACTGAAGCCTGATTGA
- a CDS encoding MarR family winged helix-turn-helix transcriptional regulator, whose translation MRQARNPLTKEELVIRDVINEIVDTDRYDVLYAAKRLPQPTTRSEIADYSNVSRQTTSNHIAVLNDRGFVKSHESGIEITAGGKVLAESIKDSLDPVGRDELAYLSRSEYPIKALLTIYETNSRACDLDSAISGSPSRSTIGRALDSFVEYGWVAEDSDSLSLTADGKEALVAYDELARAVEQLIEKANWLQRLPPEDATFPVHELEDAYVIASDTGKKARALWRALRLCDLRTNRFRCVVSIYNPVLFHAYRMMLDMGIEGESVIDWETFKDIRNEQETAFAADESLYANYQPRYLDYSHTLGVGLYDDRKVAVGAYNEVGDGGEIAMIVSSNDALIEWGTDLYKSYRAESKHPSEAIGDETDQLATTAD comes from the coding sequence ATGAGGCAGGCGAGAAACCCACTAACGAAAGAGGAACTGGTGATCCGAGACGTTATCAACGAGATCGTCGACACCGATCGTTACGATGTCCTCTATGCGGCCAAAAGACTACCTCAGCCCACGACTCGCAGCGAGATAGCCGACTATAGCAACGTCTCTCGACAAACGACGTCGAATCATATCGCGGTCCTGAACGACCGTGGCTTCGTCAAGTCCCACGAATCGGGTATCGAAATCACTGCTGGCGGAAAAGTGCTCGCCGAGTCCATCAAGGACAGCCTCGACCCCGTTGGACGCGACGAATTGGCGTATCTGAGTCGGTCGGAATACCCGATCAAAGCCCTTCTAACGATCTACGAGACGAACAGCCGAGCGTGTGATCTGGATTCCGCCATCTCTGGTTCGCCATCGCGATCAACCATCGGACGAGCCCTTGATTCCTTCGTCGAATACGGGTGGGTGGCCGAAGATTCGGACTCGCTCTCCTTAACGGCAGATGGCAAGGAGGCCCTGGTTGCCTACGATGAATTAGCGAGGGCAGTAGAACAGCTGATCGAGAAAGCCAACTGGCTACAGCGGCTCCCGCCGGAGGATGCAACGTTCCCGGTCCATGAACTCGAGGATGCGTACGTGATCGCTTCCGATACCGGGAAAAAGGCCAGGGCGCTCTGGAGAGCGCTTAGGCTCTGTGACTTGCGAACCAACCGGTTTCGGTGTGTCGTTTCGATCTACAATCCAGTGCTGTTTCATGCGTACCGGATGATGCTCGACATGGGTATTGAGGGCGAGTCTGTCATCGACTGGGAGACATTCAAGGATATTCGCAACGAACAAGAGACAGCCTTCGCGGCTGATGAATCCCTGTACGCCAACTATCAACCGCGCTACCTCGACTACTCCCACACCCTCGGGGTCGGCCTCTATGACGATCGAAAAGTAGCGGTCGGAGCCTACAATGAAGTCGGCGACGGTGGAGAAATCGCGATGATCGTTTCCTCGAACGACGCACTAATCGAATGGGGAACCGACCTCTACAAATCCTACCGGGCGGAATCCAAACACCCCTCCGAAGCGATCGGCGACGAAACCGATCAACTCGCCACCACTGCTGACTGA
- a CDS encoding cytochrome P450 → MPQKSTVPSPEGYPVIGHAAQFARSPFHFVENAIEECGDLYRMELPGTDVYVMAHPEHLRRALVTDIDSFGKTDDFQRVFGNGLLSTEGEQWSRQREIMQPLFGRDRISGYAPYMVEATEQRLSTWPDGETRDMESEMQDLTLEILFATLFGRTLSPGEGENLREASDGLNRWFTPTSWLMPPWVPTPARREFSESSERLRTEVDRLLAEQAYGSQQTDDDRPNGLIAMLQQAREASGEDHMSKDEVEDQMLTMIFAGYETTAAALAFAWFSLATNPEIRREFHDELDTVLDGDLPCPKNVDDLELTNRIVKETLRLYPPVHTIPRQTTEPVEVDGYRIPGDEQVHLSVIALHRDERYYDEPKSFRPDRWTGNFEEELDEYAYVPFGGGRRTCIGRDFALLEATLVLARIGQNYQFDWMGEDTNITIEPEITTQTKNGLPMRIRKR, encoded by the coding sequence ATGCCTCAGAAGTCTACAGTGCCTTCCCCGGAGGGGTATCCTGTTATCGGACATGCGGCTCAATTCGCGCGCAGCCCCTTCCATTTTGTCGAGAATGCAATAGAGGAATGTGGCGACCTCTATCGGATGGAATTGCCGGGAACTGACGTCTATGTGATGGCTCATCCGGAGCACCTCAGACGGGCTCTCGTGACTGATATAGACTCATTCGGGAAGACAGACGATTTCCAGCGGGTTTTCGGCAACGGGTTGCTCTCGACGGAAGGCGAGCAGTGGAGTCGCCAGCGGGAGATCATGCAACCGCTATTCGGGCGTGATCGGATTAGTGGGTACGCGCCGTACATGGTCGAGGCGACCGAACAGCGGCTTTCAACGTGGCCAGACGGCGAAACTCGGGATATGGAATCCGAGATGCAGGACCTCACGCTCGAGATTTTGTTTGCAACCCTGTTCGGGCGGACGCTCTCACCAGGGGAGGGTGAGAACCTTCGCGAAGCGTCCGATGGACTCAATCGGTGGTTCACGCCGACGTCGTGGCTCATGCCGCCGTGGGTGCCGACCCCCGCTCGCAGGGAGTTCAGCGAGTCCTCGGAGCGACTCAGAACGGAGGTCGATCGACTGCTTGCCGAGCAAGCATATGGAAGCCAGCAGACCGACGACGATCGACCGAATGGCCTAATCGCGATGCTTCAACAGGCACGCGAGGCGAGCGGTGAGGATCACATGAGCAAAGATGAGGTCGAGGACCAGATGCTCACGATGATCTTCGCGGGCTACGAGACGACCGCCGCCGCACTCGCGTTCGCCTGGTTTTCGCTTGCGACCAACCCCGAGATTCGCCGCGAGTTCCACGACGAACTCGACACCGTGCTCGACGGCGATCTTCCGTGCCCTAAGAACGTCGACGATCTAGAGCTCACCAATCGGATCGTGAAAGAGACACTCCGGCTTTACCCGCCGGTACACACGATTCCCCGCCAGACGACCGAGCCGGTCGAGGTGGATGGCTATCGGATTCCGGGCGACGAACAGGTGCATCTCTCGGTGATCGCGCTTCACCGAGACGAACGGTACTACGACGAACCGAAGTCGTTTCGTCCCGATCGGTGGACGGGCAACTTCGAGGAAGAACTCGACGAGTACGCCTACGTTCCGTTCGGCGGTGGTCGGCGAACGTGCATCGGTCGGGACTTTGCACTGCTTGAGGCGACCCTCGTGCTCGCGAGGATCGGGCAGAATTATCAGTTCGATTGGATGGGCGAAGACACGAACATCACGATCGAGCCGGAGATCACGACGCAAACGAAAAACGGGCTTCCGATGCGGATTCGCAAGCGTTGA
- a CDS encoding SWIM zinc finger family protein, whose product MARTQAANGDESGENEHFDAIDKEEKRIHRALDSFMHVEATSTPGEHRVHSGSGSTYTVNLLEGSCTCPDAERSAMCKHMVRVVAVTGETPLSAGENTVPVTLTADAFDEVASAVKVLDDAEEIVSAFDGAGDERTGALTEQQCADAADAVKAALGMSGPMGADDHDAAVNARETLETASE is encoded by the coding sequence ATGGCACGAACCCAAGCGGCGAACGGCGACGAATCGGGCGAGAACGAGCATTTCGACGCGATCGACAAGGAGGAGAAGCGTATCCACCGCGCGCTCGATAGTTTCATGCACGTCGAGGCGACGAGCACGCCGGGCGAGCACCGCGTTCACAGCGGTTCGGGGAGTACGTACACGGTGAACCTGCTGGAAGGGTCGTGTACGTGCCCGGATGCCGAGCGGTCGGCCATGTGCAAGCACATGGTTCGAGTCGTCGCCGTCACCGGTGAGACGCCCCTCAGCGCGGGCGAGAACACCGTTCCCGTGACGCTCACCGCCGACGCGTTCGACGAGGTGGCGAGCGCGGTGAAGGTGCTCGATGACGCCGAGGAGATCGTGAGCGCGTTCGACGGCGCGGGCGACGAACGCACCGGTGCGCTCACCGAGCAGCAGTGTGCCGACGCTGCCGACGCGGTGAAAGCCGCGCTGGGTATGAGCGGCCCGATGGGGGCCGACGACCACGACGCCGCAGTGAACGCCCGCGAGACGCTCGAAACCGCCTCCGAGTAG
- a CDS encoding GNAT family N-acetyltransferase produces the protein MTRSKIEYDYEPLGENGVNITHFRVIKAERRTGMGTAVMSALLDRFAAEGYEYVVVNMGGGEIACRFLTDTFGMSIVEGPNADGFVTAERDLTG, from the coding sequence ATGACGCGCTCGAAAATCGAATACGATTACGAGCCGCTGGGCGAGAACGGCGTCAATATCACCCATTTTCGGGTCATCAAGGCCGAACGGCGGACGGGAATGGGTACTGCCGTCATGAGCGCGCTGCTCGATCGGTTCGCCGCTGAGGGGTACGAGTACGTGGTGGTGAACATGGGCGGCGGCGAGATTGCCTGCCGATTCCTCACCGATACGTTCGGAATGTCGATTGTTGAAGGTCCGAACGCCGACGGATTCGTAACTGCCGAGCGCGATCTCACCGGATGA
- a CDS encoding DUF6884 domain-containing protein → MSQTERTETTVLVGCGAEKQNSPTPARDLYTSSYFQKKREYAETVGDSWAILSALYGSLAPQSRTRPYDVTISDYPLDVDERDRAEYATVEEWAESILEGVENRVHNLDRWDDRDPLGRIVILAGQKYVEPLREGLDALADEHGFEVVYPFDDTSGIGDQIGWLTEGIEAAEDRDTGVSAGSEADTGDVEADRGAIPNEDANATENSGPAQADLGGFANRDSGA, encoded by the coding sequence ATGAGCCAGACCGAACGGACGGAAACGACGGTGCTCGTCGGGTGTGGAGCCGAAAAACAGAACTCGCCTACTCCCGCCCGCGACCTCTATACATCGTCGTACTTTCAGAAAAAGCGCGAATACGCCGAGACAGTCGGGGACTCGTGGGCGATCCTGTCGGCGCTGTATGGCTCTCTCGCCCCTCAGTCGCGCACCCGGCCCTACGACGTAACGATCAGCGACTATCCGCTCGACGTCGATGAGCGGGATCGAGCGGAGTACGCGACCGTCGAGGAGTGGGCCGAGTCGATTCTTGAGGGCGTCGAGAACCGCGTTCACAACCTCGATCGGTGGGACGACCGCGATCCACTCGGTCGGATCGTGATTCTCGCGGGCCAGAAATACGTCGAACCGCTCCGCGAGGGACTCGACGCGCTCGCCGACGAGCACGGCTTTGAGGTAGTGTATCCGTTCGACGACACCAGCGGGATCGGCGATCAGATCGGGTGGCTCACCGAGGGGATCGAGGCCGCCGAGGACCGGGACACCGGGGTTTCCGCTGGTTCCGAAGCCGATACCGGCGACGTCGAAGCCGACCGAGGAGCCATACCCAACGAGGACGCAAACGCGACCGAGAACAGCGGCCCAGCGCAGGCCGACCTCGGCGGATTCGCTAATCGGGACTCGGGGGCTTGA
- a CDS encoding DUF6166 domain-containing protein: MATTEKRSHDDAQLKTDDRDAAYTGYRRSTERNRVVGPDGHQLDPRTDLANHSPTGLEWGYGGSGPAQLALALLADHYADTVAFDHYQDFKNDVVAALDGDEWAIDIATVENYLDPAQIEDSTPTTEISGPHDEIINGEPTGETFYRCEGCGMESLSSGLKMNGCPRCD, translated from the coding sequence ATGGCAACGACGGAAAAGCGGTCCCACGACGACGCACAGCTCAAAACTGACGATCGAGACGCCGCCTACACCGGATACCGACGCTCGACCGAGCGCAACCGCGTGGTCGGCCCGGACGGGCATCAACTCGATCCCCGCACCGACCTCGCAAACCACTCGCCGACCGGCCTCGAATGGGGCTACGGCGGCAGCGGTCCCGCACAGTTGGCGCTCGCACTGCTCGCCGATCACTACGCCGACACGGTGGCGTTCGACCACTATCAGGACTTCAAAAACGACGTGGTAGCCGCTCTCGACGGCGACGAGTGGGCGATCGACATCGCGACCGTCGAGAACTACCTCGATCCCGCTCAAATCGAGGACTCGACCCCGACGACTGAGATTTCCGGTCCCCACGATGAGATAATCAACGGCGAACCCACCGGAGAGACGTTCTACCGGTGTGAGGGCTGCGGGATGGAATCACTGAGCTCGGGCCTGAAAATGAACGGCTGTCCCCGCTGCGATTGA